Proteins from one Rosa chinensis cultivar Old Blush chromosome 7, RchiOBHm-V2, whole genome shotgun sequence genomic window:
- the LOC112177115 gene encoding argininosuccinate synthase, chloroplastic produces MAQLNTMSACLPTNFAFHAPKSELNLCHDGVACQRKLSFQELGARKSELQGNAFAGLSINGGVTRARNQVIRAALPSYSETEVAGSTKERGLRGKLNKVVLAYSGGLDTSVIVPWLRENYGCEVVCFTADVGQGIKELDGLEQKAKASGACQLVVKDLKEEFVKDYIFPCLRAGAIYERKYLLGTSMARPVIAKAMVDVAKAVGADAVAHGCTGKGNDQVRFELTFFALDPKLNVVAPWREWDITGREDAIEYAKKHNVPVPVTKKSIYSRDGNLWHLSHEGDILEDPENEPKKDMFMLSVDPEDAPNEPEYVDIGIVSGIPVSVDGQELSPASLLTKLNEIGGRHGIGRIDMVENRLVGMKSRGVYETPGGTILFAAARELESLTLDRETMQVKDSLALKYAELVYAGRWFDPLRESMDAFMEKISETTTGSVTLKLYKGSITVTSRKSPYSLYRQDISSFESGDVYDQADAAGFIRLYGLPMRVRAMLKEGI; encoded by the exons ATGGCTCAGTTGAATACCATGTCCGCTTGCTTGCCTACCAACTTCGCCTTTCACGCTCCAAAATCAG AGTTGAATTTATGCCATGATGGAGTTGCATGTCAAAGGAAATTATCGTTTCAAGAG TTGGGGGCAAGAAAGAGTGAGCTTCAGGGGAATGCATTTGCGGGTTTGAGTATCAATGGAGGTGTAACTAGAGCTCGCAACCAAG TTATTAGAGCAGCACTGCCCAGTTACAGTGAGACAGAAGTAGCTGGATCTACAAAGGAAAGAGGATTACGTGGCAAATTGAACAAGGTTGTTCTGGCCTATAGTGGTGGCTTAGACACGTCAGTCATTGTCCCATGGCTAAG GGAGAACTATGGTTGTGAAGTTGTTTGCTTCACTGCCGACGTGGGTCAA GGTATAAAAGAATTGGATGGTCTGGAACAGAAGGCCAAGGCCAGTGGGGCTTGTCAGTTAGTAGTGAAGGATCTGAAGGAGGAGTTTGTAAAAGACTATATATTCCCTTGCTTGCGAGCTGGTGCAATCTATGAGAGGAAATACTTGCTGGGGACCTCAATGGCTCGTCCTGTTATTGCTAAG GCCATGGTAGATGTTGCCAAAGCAGTTGGAGCTGATGCCGTCGCTCATGGATGCACAGGGAAAGGAAATGATCAG GTTCGGTTTGAGCTGACGTTTTTTGCTCTCGACCCCAAACTCAATGTGGTGGCTCCTTGGAGGGAATGGGACATTACAGGTAGAGAAGATGCTATTGAATATGCTAAGAAGCATAATGTGCCTGTCCCAGTGAcaaagaaatccatatacagCAGAGATGGGAACTTATGGCACCTTAGTCATGAG GGTGATATTTTGGAAGACCCGGAAAATGAGCCAAAGAAGGATATGTTCATGTTATCTGTCGATCCAGAAGATGCACCGAATGAACCTGA GTATGTAGATATCGGGATCGTTTCAGGAATTCCAGTTTCAGTCGATGGACAAGAACTTTCACCAGCTTCTTTGCTTACAAAGCTTAATGAGATCGGCGGAAGACACGGAATTGGTCGTATTGACATGGTTGAAAACCGTCTTGTTGGTATGAAGAGCCGTGGAGTGTATGAAACTCCTGGAGGCACCATCCTATTCGCTGCTGCACGAGAGTTGGAGTCCTTAACTTTGGATCGAGAAACAATGCAAGTTAAAGACTCGCTTGCCCTCAAATATGCAGAGCTAGTCTATGCAGGCAGGTGGTTCGACCCACTTCGTGAGTCCATGGATGCATTCATGGAGAAAATCTCGGAGACAACAACGGGATCAGTAACTCTAAAGTTGTACAAGGGTTCGATCACTGTAACTAGCCGTAAGAGTCCATATAGCCTGTATAGGCAAGACATCTCTTCATTTGAGAGCGGAGATGTGTATGATCAAGCCGATGCAGCTGGGTTTATTAGGCTATATGGTCTCCCCATGAGGGTGCGGGCAATGCTTAAGGAGGGGATCTAG
- the LOC112177116 gene encoding argininosuccinate synthase, chloroplastic produces MAQLNTTSACLPTNFAFHAPKSALPSYSETEVAGTTKERGLRGKLNKVVLAYSGGLDTSVIVPWLRENYGCEVVCFTADVGQGIKELDGLEQKAKASGACQLVVKDLKEEFVKDYIFPCLRAGAIYERKYLLGTSMARPVIAKAMVDVAKAVGADAVAHGCTGKGNDQVRFELTFFALDPKLNVVAPWREWDITGREDAIEYAKKHNVPVPVTKKSIYSRDGNLWHLSHEGDILEDPENEPKKDMFMLSVDPEDAPNEPEYVDIGIVSGIPVSVDGQELSPASLLTKLNEIGGRHGIGRVDMVENRLVGMKSRGVYETPGGTILFAAARELESLTLDRETMQVKDSLALKYAELVYAGRWFDPLRESMDAFMEKISETTTGSVTLKLYKGSITVTSRKSPYSLYRQDISSFESGDVYDQADAAGFIRLYGLPMRVRAMLKEGI; encoded by the exons ATGGCTCAGTTGAACACCACGTCCGCTTGCTTGCCCACCAACTTCGCCTTTCACGCTCCAAAATCAG CACTGCCCAGTTACAGTGAGACTGAAGTTGCTGGAACTACAAAGGAAAGAGGATTACGTGGCAAATTGAACAAGGTTGTTCTGGCCTATAGTGGTGGCTTAGACACGTCAGTCATTGTCCCATGGCTAAG GGAGAACTATGGTTGTGAAGTTGTTTGCTTCACTGCCGACGTGGGTCAA GGTATAAAAGAATTGGATGGTCTGGAACAGAAGGCCAAGGCCAGCGGGGCTTGTCAGTTAGTAGTGAAGGATCTGAAGGAGGAGTTTGTAAAAGACTATATATTCCCTTGCTTGCGAGCTGGTGCAATCTATGAGAGGAAATACTTGCTGGGGACCTCAATGGCCCGTCCTGTTATTGCTAAG GCCATGGTAGATGTTGCCAAGGCAGTTGGAGCTGATGCCGTCGCTCATGGATGCACAGGGAAAGGAAATGATCAG GTTCGGTTTGAGCTGACCTTTTTTGCTCTCGACCCCAAACTCAATGTGGTGGCTCCTTGGAGGGAATGGGACATTACAGGTAGAGAAGATGCTATTGAATATGCTAAGAAGCATAATGTGCCTGTCCCAGTGAcaaagaaatccatatacagCAGAGATGGGAACTTATGGCACCTTAGTCATGAG GGTGATATTTTGGAAGACCCGGAAAATGAGCCGAAGAAGGATATGTTCATGTTATCTGTCGATCCAGAAGATGCACCGAATGAACCCGA GTATGTAGATATTGGGATCGTTTCAGGAATTCCAGTTTCAGTCGATGGACAAGAGCTTTCACCAGCGTCTTTGCTTACGAAGCTTAATGAGATTGGCGGAAGACACGGAATTGGTCGTGTTGACATGGTTGAAAACCGTCTTGTTGGTATGAAGAGCCGTGGAGTCTATGAAACTCCTGGAGGCACCATCCTATTCGCTGCTGCACGAGAGTTGGAGTCCTTAACTTTGGATCGAGAAACAATGCAAGTTAAAGACTCGCTTGCCCTCAAATATGCAGAGCTAGTCTATGCAGGCAGGTGGTTCGACCCACTTCGTGAGTCCATGGATGCATTCATGGAGAAAATCTCGGAGACAACAACGGGATCAGTAACTCTAAAGTTGTACAAGGGTTCGATCACTGTAACTAGCCGTAAGAGTCCATATAGCCTGTATAGGCAAGACATCTCTTCATTTGAGAGCGGAGATGTGTATGATCAAGCCGATGCAGCTGGGTTTATTAGGCTATATGGTCTCCCCATGAGGGTGCGGGCAATGCTTAAGGAGGGGATCTAG
- the LOC112179761 gene encoding probable adenylate kinase 7, mitochondrial — MIKLRPLISPAAATAAAPPLLRLLRLTLSRLSSSAAAAQPILDYDYYCQLHHAPPRDQAPLADAAGSVPVRGVRWAFIGSPIAKRHVYAERISKLLQIPHISMATLVRQDLHPHSSLYSQIANAVNRGEIVAEEDILLGLLSKRLEDGYWRGESGFILDGIPRSKIQAEILSQLVEIDLVVNFKCTEHCLVKHKREAAWREKLQIFAEQSKPLEDYYKKEEKLLDFQVSSAPGETWKGLLATLHLHSSL; from the exons ATGATCAAACTACGCCCTTTAATTTCCCCTGCCGCCGCCACCGCCGCCGCGCCGCCTCTACTCCGTCTTCTGCGGCTCACCCTGAGCCGActctcctcctccgccgccgcgGCTCAGCCGATTCTCGATTACGACTACTACTGCCAGCTCcaccacgcgccgccacgcgaTCAAGCTCCGTTGGCGGACGCGGCGGGCTCGGTTCCCGTGAGGGGAGTGCGGTGGGCGTTCATAGGGAGCCCAATCGCCAAGAGGCACGTCTACGCCGAGAGAATCTCCAAGCTTCTTCAAATTCCTCACATTTCCATGGCCACCCTCGTCCGTCAAGACCTTCACCCTCACTCCTCTCTCTACAGCCAG ATTGCGAATGCCGTGAATCGGGGGGAGATTGTGGCGGAGGAGGATATACTATTAGGGTTGTTGTCAAAGAGATTGGAAGATGGATATTGGAGAGGAGAGAGTGGATTTATACTGGATGGAATTCCTCGTTCCAAGATCCAAGCT GAAATTCTTTCACAACTGGTTGAGATTGATCTAGTGGTGAATTTCAAATGCACAGAACATTGCTTGGTGAAACACAAAAGAG AAGCTGCCTGGAGGGAGAAACTCCAAATCTTTGCGGAGCAG AGTAAGCCACTAGAAGATTACTACAAGAAAGAGGAAAAGCTTCTTGACTTTCAAGTCAGTAGTGCACCTGGGGAGACTTGGAAAGGGCTCTTGGCTACTCTGCATCTACACTCTTCACTGTAG
- the LOC112177358 gene encoding uncharacterized protein LOC112177358: MVVHAAASIGENYRRNNPCHFKGPASIPQVFRWLPPPAGFAKLNFNGSVVNNKKASSGFVIRDHDGSPLFAGARAIGHASVPIAEGSAVRDGLYHAFHLNCRKLYVEGDSKLIIDSINKKCAPPWRLRTLVKDILSLASNFEAISFSYVPREAYFVADAVTNMGHKSSTPITWSGKLPFSALSAFNFDQFSSGCSRGFLL, translated from the coding sequence ATGGTGGTTCATGCTGCGGCCTCCATTGGTGAGAACTACAGAAGAAACAACCCTTGCCACTTCAAGGGTCCTGCTTCTATCCCTCAAGTTTTCCGCTGGTTACCTCCTCCTGCTGGCTTCGCCAAGCTCAATTTCAATGGTTCTGTTGTCAACAATAAGAAAGCTTCTTCTGGTTTTGTTATTAGGGATCATGATGGTTCCCCCCTCTTTGCTGGTGCGAGAGCCATTGGTCATGCTTCTGTCCCCATTGCTGAGGGAAGTGCAGTTCGTGATGGTCTTTATCATGCGTTCCACCTTAACTGTCGAAAGCTTTATGTCGAAGGTGACTCCAAGTTAATTATAGACTCCATCAACAAGAAATGCGCTCCTCCTTGGCGTCTTCGTACTCTTGTGAAAGATATCCTGAGTCTGGCTAGCAATTTCGAAGCTATTTCCTTCTCCTATGTTCCCAGGGAAGCCTACTTCGTTGCTGATGCTGTTACAAATATGGGTCACAAGTCTTCTACGCCTATCACTTGGTCAGGAAAGCTGCCTTTCTCGGCTTTGTCcgcttttaattttgatcagttTAGTTCTGGTTGTAGTAGGGGTTTCttgttgtaa
- the LOC112179444 gene encoding preprotein translocase subunit SECE1, with translation MALPFLAQFPVISPFPSTSKSGNLTSSSSVRLQPPRVSHLTEKSKSKRKPPLFSSIKAVDESQADSDTKPKGESKASASEPGELSELGAEIKKAMSERKEKEKEGGGGDLLSGVAEEIREIEWPVFGKVLGTTGVVLGVIAGSSVVLLTVNAVLAELSDRVFAGRGVQDFFG, from the coding sequence ATGGCGCTTCCGTTTCTCGCCCAATTCCCGGTAATCTCACCCTTCCCGTCCACTTCAAAATCCGGCAACCTTACCTCCTCCTCTTCCGTCAGACTGCAACCGCCACGTGTCAGTCACCTGACGGAGAAGAGCAAGAGCAAGAGAAAGCCACCACTCTTCAGTTCAATCAAAGCTGTCGACGAAAGCCAAGCGGATTCCGACACCAAGCCAAAAGGAGAGTCGAAGGCGTCGGCGAGTGAACCCGGCGAGTTGAGCGAGTTGGGGGCGGAGATCAAGAAGGCGATGTCGGagaggaaggagaaggagaaagaagGAGGAGGCGGCGATTTGTTGAGTGGAGTGGCGGAGGAGATTAGGGAGATCGAGTGGCCTGTGTTCGGCAAGGTCTTGGGGACTACTGGAGTTGTGCTTGGGGTTATTGCCGGCTCCAGCGTCGTTTTGCTCACTGTCAATGCCGTTTTGGCCGAGCTGTCCGACCGGGTTTTCGCCGGCAGGGGCGTTCAGGATTTTTtcggctga
- the LOC112179446 gene encoding probable inactive leucine-rich repeat receptor-like protein kinase At3g03770 — translation MIQFDVNLTENYRRFDFDDNMQLYKGRLKNGIQVVIRCLLVSKKYTIRNLKLSGWILLAKLRHPYLGHCLDGGGDDYSVNKVYLVSEYVANGTFRAKLSGRPEKVFNWPQRLSVLIGVTKAVQCALPTYWNYSRFLEQPAEDEQHLAQFQ, via the exons ATGATTCAGTTTGACGTGAACTTGACCGAAAACTATAGAAGGTTTGATTTTGATGATAATATGCAGCTTTACAAAGGTAGACTAAAGAATGGGATCCAAGTTGTTATTAGGTGCCTGCTTGTATCAAAGAAATACACAATTCGAAATCTTAAACTCTCCGGTTGGATTTTGCTTGCCAAGCTTCGTCACCCGTATTTAGGACACTGCCTCGACGGTGGTGGAGATGATTACAGTGTGAACAAGGTGTATCTTGTATCTGAGTATGTGGCAAATGGGACCTTTCGTGCTAAACTCTCTG GTAGGCCTGAAAAAGTTTTCAACTGGCCACAAAGATTGTCAGTCCTCATCGGTGTGACCAAGGCTGTGCAGTGTGCACTTCCTACATACTGGAATTATTCCAGGTTTCTTGAGCAACCGGCTGAAGACGAACAACATCTTGCTCAATTTCAATGA